The following proteins are co-located in the Oryzias melastigma strain HK-1 linkage group LG8, ASM292280v2, whole genome shotgun sequence genome:
- the spc24 gene encoding kinetochore protein Spc24, with protein MAQGHKFQDLEETGEALVAFINSSQPDTLRQVKAEHRALFDRHTETRRIVTQILKDVVQVEEDAGQRLLDMEEEKHRRDKELRSMEEQLNKLTAKSQITDSEIQFLQKELESLKCSESELETLQNEVDEDTTEVIPSAVHVAQLYYLITKIKWEYDTQPNILKGVHYGAELATPIHIDTTTRSRIDVSDQLWGFVCSQW; from the exons ATGGCACAAGGACACAAATTCCAGGACTTGGAGGAGACTGGTGAGGCTCTGGTGGCCTTCATCAACAGCAGCCAGCCTGATACTCTGCGGCAGGTGAAAGCAGAACACCGAGCTCTGTTTGATCGACACACAGAAACAAGGAGGATTGTGACGCAGATTTTGAAAG ATGTTGTTCAGGTAGAGGAGGATGCCGGTCAGAGGCTGCTGGACATGGAGGAGGAGAAGCACCGCAGGGACAAGGAGCTGAGGAGCATGGAGGAGCAGCTAAACAAGCTCACAGCCAAAAGCCAGATCACCGATTCAGAAATACA GTTTCTTCAGAAAGAGCTGGAGAGTCTGAAATGCAGCGAGAGCGAGCTGGAAACTCTCCAGAATGAAGTGGATGAAGACACGACCGAGGTCATCCCATCTGCAGT ACATGTGGCTCAGCTGTACTACCTGATCACCAAGATCAAGTGGGAGTACGACACTCAAcccaacattttaaaaggag TTCATTACGGCGCAGAGCTGGCGACTCCCATTCACATCGACACGACCACGCGCTCTCGCATCGACGTCAGCGACCAGCTGTGGGGCTTTGTCTGCTCGCAGTGGTAG
- the s1pr5a gene encoding sphingosine 1-phosphate receptor 5a, giving the protein MVSTFSQYLNKTIIYDHYNYIGKADENKYKEGIKPVAIAFLLVCLLIMAENAIVLVALWKNKKFHVPMYYLLGNLTLSDLLAGLTYMVNIMTSGRVTLKMTPVLYFLREGCVFITLAASVISLLAIAIERHVTMVRMKPYQGDKQGRMLALIVGSWVLSVFLGILPVLGWNCLGRLEQCSTIFPLYAKSYILFCITVFSAILMAIIVLYVRIFRIVKSNTQRLASVPQRKGFYRKSQKYMALLKTVTIVLGVFIACWLPLFSLFLLDFSCPVKGCKVLLKADYFLGIAVFNSLLNPIIYTLTSKDMRKAIIRLLCQPCLLTENGQVRKIGVHFLDCSTTRMDGTSHRLEGLETTVSSGNFTHSAIKPIYPQICRT; this is encoded by the coding sequence ATGGTTTCCACATTCAGCCAGTATCTCAATAAGACCATCATCTATGACCACTACAACTACATCGGCAAAGCAGACGAGAACAAGTACAAGGAGGGAATCAAACCTGTTGCCATCGCTTTCCTGCTGGTCTGCCTGCTCATAATGGCCGAAAATGCCATTGTGCTTGTGGCTCTCTGGAAGAACAAGAAGTTCCATGTGCCCATGTACTACCTACTGGGAAATTTGACTCTCTCTGACCTGCTGGCAGGCTTGACCTACATGGTGAACATCATGACGTCTGGACGCGTCACCTTGAAAATGACCCCCGTTCTCTATTTCCTTCGAGAAGGGTGTGTGTTCATCACGCTGGCTGCGTCGGTGATCAGCCTGCTGGCCATCGCCATAGAGCGCCATGTCACCATGGTGAGGATGAAGCCGTACCAGGGGGACAAGCAGGGCCGGATGTTGGCCCTCATTGTTGGCAGCTGGGTGCTGTCTGTGTTCCTGGGCATCCTGCCTGttctggggtggaactgtcttGGGCGGCTGGAGCAGTGCTCCACCATCTTCCCGCTCTACGCCAAAAGCTACATCCTCTTTTGCATCACCGTCTTCAGCGCCATCCTCATGGCCATCATTGTGCTCTACGTTCGCATCTTCCGCATCGTCAAATCCAACACCCAGCGCCTGGCCTCTGTCCCACAGCGCAAAGGATTCTACAGGAAGTCGCAGAAGTATATGGCGCTGCTGAAAACAGTCACCATCGTCCTGGGAGTCTTCATCGCCTGCTGGCTGCCCCTCTTCAGCCTCTTCCTGTTGGACTTCTCCTGTCCAGTTAAAGGCTGCAAAGTCCTCCTGAAGGCAGATTACTTCCTGGGAATCGCAGTGTTCAACTCCCTGCTCAACCCCATCATCTACACTCTGACCAGCAAGGACATGAGGAAGGCCATCATCCGGCTGCTCTGCCAGCCCTGCCTCCTCACCGAAAACGGGCAGGTTCGCAAGATCGGGGTGCACTTCCTGGACTGCAGCACCACTAGGATGGACGGCACCTCACACCGGCTGGAGGGACTGGAGACCACAGTGTCCTCGGGTAACTTCACGCACTCAGCCATCAAACCCATTTACCCCCAAATCTGCAGGACGTGA